The nucleotide window CAGCCAGCCTGCGGCCCGAAGTACCACATCGCGTCGACGTTGGCGTGCTCGGCCAGCACCTTCGCCAGCGGGTCGCGCGCTCCCGTGACGATGTTGACCACGCCGCCGGGCACGTCGCTGGTGTCGAGCACCTGATACAGATCCGTCGCCGAGAGCGGATGGCGCTCCGACGGGATCAGCACCACGGCGTTGCCCATGCCGATCGCCGGAGCCAGCAGCGAGACGCAGCCCAGCAGCGGATACTCGTCGGGACAGGCGATGCCGATCACGCCGATCGGCTCAGGCATGGCGAGCGTCGCGTTGCGGAAGGGCGTGCGATGGACCGCGCCGTCGTACTTGTCGGCCCAGGCGGCGTACGTAAAGAGCCGCTCGATTGTCCGCTCGACCTCCAGGGCCGCCGACTCGGCGCTGCGCTGCGTCTGCGCGACGATGCGCGCGGCAAACTCATCGGCGCGCGCGCTCAGGTTTTCAGCAATATAGTAGAGAATCTGGGCGCGCAGATGGCCGGTCTGCTCGGCCCACCTGGCGGCGGCGTTGGCCGCCTCGACCGCGTTACGAATATCTTTGCGGTTGCCCTCGCCCACCTCGCCGACGATCCGGCCCTGCGGATCATAGACCGACCGGCTGTAGCCGGAGTCGGGCCGCGCCTGCTTGCCGCCGATATAGTTCTTGGGCGTGCGATCGATCGAGGGAAGCCCGAACGTGTGCCCGTTGCCTGACGCTTCGGGTTCCAAGTTTCGAGTTCCAAGTTCCAAGTTGCCGTTCCCCAGTTCTCGGTTCTCGGTTCTTGGTTCTCGGTGCTCTCCTTGTTCCCTTGTTCCTTTGTTCTTTTGTTCTTTTAACTTCGCGTACTCATACAGCCCCTCTTTGCCGCCCTCGCGCCCGTAGCCGCTCTCGCGGTAGCCGCCGAAGCCCGCAGCGGCGTCGAAGAGATTGGTGCTGTTGATCCAGACCACGCCCGCCTTGATCTTGCCTGCTACGTCGAGCGCCTGGTTGATGTCCTCGCTCCATACGCTGGCCGCCAGGCCGTAGCGCGTGTTATTCGCCAGCGCGACCGCCTCGGCAGGCGTGCGGAAGGTCATCGTCACCAGCACCGGGCCGAAGATCTCCACCTGCGCGATCGTCGCGGCGGGCGCAACATCGGTGAACAGCGTCGGCGGGAAGAAGTAGCCCTCGGTGGGACAGGCCCACGACGGCTGCCAGATCGTCGCGCCCTCGCTCTGGCCCTGCTCGACCAGCCGCCGGATCTTCTCAAGCTGCACGGGCGCGACGATCGCGCCGATGTCGATCGCCTTGTCGGTGGGATCGCCCACCCGCAGCCGCTCCATGCGCGTGCGCAGCTTGTCGATCAGCCGCGACGCGATGCTCTCCTGCACCAGCAGCCGCGATCCGGCGCAGCAGACCTGGCCCTGGTTGAACCAGATCGCGTCGACCACGCCCTCGACCACGCTGTCCAGGTCGGCGTCGTCGAAGACTACGAACGGCGACTTGCCGCCCAGCTCCAGCGAGAGCGCCTTGCCGCTGCCCGCCGTCGCCTCGCGGATGATCCGCCCGACCTCGGTCGAGCCGGTGAAGGCGATCTTGTCGATGCCGGGATGCCTGACGATCATCTCGCCGACCTTGCCGTCGCCAGTGACGATATTGACCACGCCGCGCGGCAGGCCAATCTCGGCGCAGATCTCGGCGAAGGCCAGCGCCGTCAGCGAGGTCCACTCGGCGGGCTTGAGCACCACCGTGTTGCCCATCGCCAGCGCGGGCGCGATCTTCCAGGCCAGCATCAGCAGCGGAAAATTCCAGGGGATGATCTGCCCGACCACACCGATCGGGCCGTACTCCGGCAGCTCGGACTCCATGAGCTGCGCCCAGCCGGCGTGGTAGTAGAAGTGCCGCGCGACCAGCGGGATGTCGATGTCGCGGGTTTCGCGGATCGGCTTGCCGTTGTCGAGCGTCTCCAGCACCGCCAGCCGCCGCGAGTGCTTCTGGACCTGTCGTGCCAGCGCGTACAGGTAGCGCGCCCGGACGTGGCCCGGCGTCTGCGACCAGCTCTCGTAGGCCGTGCGCGCGGCGGCAACCGCAGCGTCGACCTCGGCCTGCGTCGCCTGCGTGACGTGCGCGAGCACCTGACGATTGGCCGGGTTGATGCTCTCGAACGTGCGATCCTCGGCGGCCTCGGTCCACGCGCCGTCGATGTACATGCCGAAGCGTCGGCTGTGCGCGTCGAGCCAGGCGTTGGCG belongs to Herpetosiphonaceae bacterium and includes:
- a CDS encoding aldehyde dehydrogenase family protein → MSIAEIFETMEYGPAPESAAPANAWLDAHSRRFGMYIDGAWTEAAEDRTFESINPANRQVLAHVTQATQAEVDAAVAAARTAYESWSQTPGHVRARYLYALARQVQKHSRRLAVLETLDNGKPIRETRDIDIPLVARHFYYHAGWAQLMESELPEYGPIGVVGQIIPWNFPLLMLAWKIAPALAMGNTVVLKPAEWTSLTALAFAEICAEIGLPRGVVNIVTGDGKVGEMIVRHPGIDKIAFTGSTEVGRIIREATAGSGKALSLELGGKSPFVVFDDADLDSVVEGVVDAIWFNQGQVCCAGSRLLVQESIASRLIDKLRTRMERLRVGDPTDKAIDIGAIVAPVQLEKIRRLVEQGQSEGATIWQPSWACPTEGYFFPPTLFTDVAPAATIAQVEIFGPVLVTMTFRTPAEAVALANNTRYGLAASVWSEDINQALDVAGKIKAGVVWINSTNLFDAAAGFGGYRESGYGREGGKEGLYEYAKLKEQKNKGTREQGEHREPRTENRELGNGNLELGTRNLEPEASGNGHTFGLPSIDRTPKNYIGGKQARPDSGYSRSVYDPQGRIVGEVGEGNRKDIRNAVEAANAAARWAEQTGHLRAQILYYIAENLSARADEFAARIVAQTQRSAESAALEVERTIERLFTYAAWADKYDGAVHRTPFRNATLAMPEPIGVIGIACPDEYPLLGCVSLLAPAIGMGNAVVLIPSERHPLSATDLYQVLDTSDVPGGVVNIVTGARDPLAKVLAEHANVDAMWYFGPQAGCGMVERASTSNLKRTWVSSQPRDWLDRRAGEGEVFLRQATQIKNIWVPYGA